One Terriglobia bacterium DNA segment encodes these proteins:
- a CDS encoding glycosyltransferase family 2 protein yields MTSPALIGFFLIYAAPNRGVGHWLRTQIERTPFHGLYEVNAFDLALLIPYFIVLILLASYGIHRYVLVWMYYRNRKNKVTEPAARFPELPRVTVQLPIFNEQFVIDRLVDAICKLDYPREKLDIQVLDDSTDETVDVARAVVDRYAAMGHPITYLHRDSREGFKAGALQEGLNTAKGEFVAIFDADFVPPPDWLHKVIHHFTDPKVGMVQTRWAHLNRNYSFLTEVEAILLDGHFILEHGGRSRSHAFFNFNGTAGMWRRCVIDDAGGWQHDTLTEDTDLSYRAQLKGWEFRYLQDVECPAELPIEMTAFKTQQARWAKGLIQTAKKILPTVLKSKVPRRVKMEAWYHLTANISYPLMIVLSTLLLPAMVIRFYQGWFQMLYIDVPLFLASTFSISSFYLVSQKELFPRSWPRVFLFLPFLMALGIGLTLTNSKAVLEAIIGKESAFARTPKYSVAIKGEKSKAAAKYRKRLGLVPWLELLIGAYFASTVYYAIDNENYITVPFLILFVLGYWYTGLMSLLQGRFEKLAVGSGAELHEKPFPVGV; encoded by the coding sequence CTGACCAGCCCGGCCCTAATCGGATTTTTTCTAATCTACGCAGCGCCCAACCGGGGCGTCGGACACTGGCTGCGCACGCAGATCGAGCGTACGCCCTTCCACGGCCTTTACGAGGTCAACGCTTTCGACCTTGCCCTGCTGATCCCCTATTTCATCGTTCTGATCCTGCTGGCGTCGTACGGTATCCACCGCTATGTGCTGGTTTGGATGTACTACCGGAATCGCAAGAACAAGGTCACCGAGCCGGCGGCGCGCTTCCCCGAGCTGCCGCGGGTCACCGTGCAACTGCCGATCTTCAACGAGCAATTTGTGATCGACCGGCTGGTGGACGCCATCTGCAAGCTCGACTACCCGCGTGAGAAGCTCGACATCCAGGTGCTGGACGATTCGACCGACGAGACCGTGGATGTGGCGCGTGCGGTGGTCGACCGCTATGCTGCGATGGGACATCCCATCACCTATCTTCACCGCGACAGTCGCGAGGGCTTCAAGGCCGGCGCGTTGCAGGAAGGGCTCAATACCGCCAAGGGCGAATTCGTCGCCATCTTCGACGCCGATTTCGTCCCGCCCCCGGACTGGCTGCACAAAGTCATCCACCACTTCACCGACCCCAAGGTCGGGATGGTGCAGACCCGTTGGGCGCACCTGAACCGCAACTACTCCTTCCTGACCGAGGTCGAGGCCATCCTGCTCGACGGACATTTCATCCTGGAGCACGGTGGTCGCTCGCGCAGCCACGCCTTCTTCAATTTCAACGGCACCGCCGGCATGTGGCGCCGCTGCGTGATCGACGACGCCGGCGGCTGGCAGCACGACACCCTGACCGAAGACACCGACCTTTCCTATCGCGCGCAGCTCAAGGGCTGGGAGTTTCGCTATCTCCAGGACGTGGAGTGCCCGGCGGAGCTGCCCATCGAGATGACCGCGTTCAAGACGCAGCAGGCGCGCTGGGCCAAGGGACTGATCCAGACGGCGAAGAAGATCCTGCCCACCGTCCTGAAGAGCAAGGTGCCGCGCCGGGTGAAGATGGAGGCCTGGTACCACCTGACGGCCAACATCAGCTACCCGCTCATGATCGTGCTCTCGACGCTGCTGCTGCCCGCCATGGTCATCCGCTTCTATCAGGGCTGGTTCCAGATGCTGTACATCGACGTGCCGCTCTTCCTGGCCTCGACCTTCAGCATCTCCAGCTTCTATCTGGTCTCGCAGAAGGAGCTGTTCCCGCGGAGTTGGCCGCGTGTGTTCCTCTTCCTGCCGTTCCTCATGGCGCTGGGTATCGGGCTCACGCTGACCAACTCCAAGGCTGTACTGGAGGCGATCATCGGCAAGGAGTCGGCGTTCGCGCGCACGCCCAAGTACAGCGTCGCAATCAAGGGCGAGAAGTCGAAAGCGGCGGCGAAGTATCGCAAGCGCCTCGGGCTGGTGCCGTGGCTCGAACTCCTGATCGGCGCTTATTTCGCCAGCACCGTGTACTACGCGATCGACAACGAGAACTACATCACCGTACCTTTCCTGATCCTGTTCGTCTTAGGTTATTGGTACACGGGATTGATGTCGCTGTTGCAAGGACGGTTCGAGAAGCTGGCCGTGGGATCGGGCGCGGAGCTGCATGAGAAGCCGTTTCCGGTGGGAGTGTGA
- a CDS encoding biotin transporter BioY, whose translation MAKSATQTLNRIETWWVQIALVVGASFFVALCARVTLPLPWTPVPLTLQNFGVLLVALGLGSKRGFAAMALYLAEGASGMPVFNPAGAGGIAQLLGWTGGYLMAYPLVAFVVGLIAERGARSFARSAVAAVAGELVLFAAGLAWLAALAQGSGWQAVQFGLYPFLFAEVAKITAAAGAASRLPRLGAQPSR comes from the coding sequence ATGGCCAAGTCCGCAACCCAGACCCTGAACCGGATCGAGACGTGGTGGGTCCAGATCGCCCTGGTGGTCGGCGCCAGTTTCTTTGTCGCGCTGTGCGCCCGCGTGACCTTGCCCCTGCCCTGGACTCCCGTGCCGCTGACCTTGCAGAACTTCGGTGTCCTACTGGTAGCGCTGGGGCTGGGCAGCAAGCGCGGATTCGCCGCCATGGCGCTGTACCTGGCGGAAGGCGCTTCCGGCATGCCGGTCTTCAATCCTGCCGGCGCTGGCGGGATCGCCCAACTGCTGGGATGGACCGGCGGCTACCTGATGGCCTACCCGCTCGTCGCATTCGTGGTGGGCCTGATCGCGGAACGTGGCGCAAGAAGCTTTGCCCGCAGCGCAGTGGCCGCGGTTGCAGGTGAACTGGTCCTGTTCGCCGCAGGCCTGGCCTGGCTGGCGGCGCTGGCGCAAGGTTCCGGGTGGCAGGCCGTCCAGTTCGGACTGTATCCCTTCCTGTTCGCCGAGGTGGCCAAGATCACAGCGGCGGCTGGAGCGGCCTCGCGGCTGCCGCGCCTGGGCGCCCAGCCGTCCCGATGA
- a CDS encoding HAD family hydrolase, whose product MPASPLTSTQTLLIDADDTLWENNVYFERAIADFISFLNHHEYRPEQVRQVLNEVERECIVRHGYGLHSFVHALVDTFERLAVDPITPAVHETIHGFARVIADKPAEILAGVPETLEYLAGRHHLILMTKGNVTEQSGKIERSGLKHFFAAHEIVMEKDAPTYAAIVEKYGLARDATWMVGNSPKSDINPALAAGLNAVFVPHDMTWVLEHETIDQPKNDAQLLVVQTFSDLRSHF is encoded by the coding sequence ATGCCGGCATCTCCTCTTACATCCACGCAGACCCTGCTTATCGATGCCGACGATACCCTCTGGGAGAACAACGTCTATTTCGAGCGGGCGATCGCCGACTTCATCTCCTTCCTCAATCACCACGAGTACAGGCCGGAGCAGGTGCGCCAGGTGCTGAACGAGGTGGAGCGGGAATGCATCGTCCGGCACGGCTACGGGTTGCACAGCTTCGTGCATGCGCTGGTGGACACCTTCGAGCGGCTGGCGGTGGACCCGATCACGCCCGCTGTCCACGAGACCATCCACGGCTTCGCCCGGGTCATCGCCGATAAACCCGCCGAGATCCTGGCGGGCGTGCCGGAGACGCTGGAGTACCTCGCGGGCCGCCACCATCTCATCCTGATGACCAAGGGGAACGTGACCGAGCAGTCGGGCAAGATCGAGCGTTCGGGGCTTAAACACTTCTTCGCTGCGCACGAGATCGTCATGGAAAAGGACGCTCCGACCTATGCCGCTATCGTCGAAAAGTACGGGCTGGCGCGTGACGCCACGTGGATGGTCGGGAACAGTCCCAAGTCCGACATCAATCCCGCGCTCGCGGCAGGGCTGAACGCCGTCTTCGTGCCCCATGACATGACCTGGGTTCTGGAACACGAGACCATCGACCAGCCCAAGAACGACGCACAGCTCCTGGTCGTGCAAACGTTCTCTGACCTGCGGTCGCACTTCTGA
- a CDS encoding ABC transporter substrate-binding protein — MPRSPVSEKIREVTIAHSPDSDDAFMFYAMATNKVRIKGLKFTHTLCDIETLNRRAMEDGHFDVTAVSFHAYPYIQEKYALMPCGGSVGEGYGPMIISTRVLTLDEVKHVKIAVPGRLTTAFLTLKLFAPSVETEVVPFDRIIPQVLEGRYEAGLIIHEGQLTYGKAGLHRVLDLGKWWRDMTGLPLPLGGNAIRRDLGPELISSVTQALRDSIQYALEHRGAALEYAMQFARDLDAHSADKFVGMYVNERTLDYGPEGREAVRRLLDMGHAAGVIPHKAKVEFVG, encoded by the coding sequence ATGCCGCGTAGTCCCGTTTCCGAGAAAATCCGCGAAGTCACCATCGCGCACAGCCCCGACTCCGATGACGCCTTCATGTTCTACGCTATGGCGACGAACAAGGTACGGATCAAGGGCCTGAAGTTCACCCATACTCTCTGCGACATCGAGACCCTGAACCGGCGCGCGATGGAGGACGGGCACTTCGACGTGACCGCCGTCTCTTTCCACGCTTACCCTTACATCCAGGAGAAGTATGCGCTGATGCCGTGCGGCGGAAGCGTCGGCGAAGGCTACGGGCCGATGATCATCTCCACGCGCGTCCTGACCCTGGACGAGGTCAAGCACGTCAAGATCGCGGTCCCTGGCAGGCTGACGACCGCGTTCCTGACGCTCAAGCTTTTCGCGCCCTCGGTCGAAACCGAGGTTGTCCCTTTTGACCGGATCATCCCGCAGGTGCTGGAAGGCAGGTACGAAGCGGGACTCATCATCCACGAGGGCCAACTGACCTACGGCAAGGCCGGGCTGCATCGCGTGCTCGATCTCGGTAAGTGGTGGCGCGACATGACCGGATTGCCGCTGCCGCTGGGCGGCAACGCCATCCGCCGTGACCTCGGCCCGGAGCTGATCTCCAGCGTCACACAGGCGTTGCGCGACAGCATCCAGTACGCGCTCGAACATCGCGGCGCCGCGCTGGAATACGCCATGCAGTTCGCCCGCGACCTCGATGCCCACTCCGCCGACAAGTTCGTCGGCATGTACGTGAACGAGCGCACGCTGGACTACGGTCCCGAAGGCCGCGAGGCGGTGCGCCGCCTGCTCGACATGGGGCACGCTGCCGGGGTCATCCCGCACAAGGCGAAGGTGGAGTTCGTCGGCTAG
- a CDS encoding Xaa-Pro peptidase family protein, with protein sequence MRNVLLSIAVVLSSFCCAALDLQPKADYHARRVALSQKTEGGVVVLFAATEAEGQNDVYGFKQNNNFFYLTGWVEPGAAVLIAPELKEGNGQPARPYTEILFLPAHNVTQEKWTGPKLGPEDPRAREVTGFDRVEMLDKLRDELVKILPQPRATVLSDLGETSPSADPLKWLKRANAFPNYISFQDVKPLVTALRMAKDRGEMQRIQHAVDASVAAHLAAMKAMKPGITEREISALMQYEFEKRGCERPAYSPIVGSGLNSTVLHYSEDSGTAQAGDVVVIDVAGEYAGYAADITRTLPATGKFTARQREIYDIVLGAQKAAATAFVAGNSKLIGSDSLYTVAKDYINAHGKDLHGEPLGKYFIHGLGHQVGLAVHDADNRAPLDKGMVFTIEPGIYIPEEKLGVRIEDMFWVDENGKLVRLTAKLPQAADEVEKTMAGR encoded by the coding sequence ATGCGAAACGTTTTGTTGTCGATCGCTGTCGTATTGAGTTCCTTCTGTTGTGCTGCGCTTGACCTGCAGCCGAAAGCCGATTATCACGCTCGCCGCGTGGCCTTGTCGCAGAAGACCGAGGGTGGCGTAGTGGTCCTGTTCGCCGCCACCGAGGCCGAGGGTCAGAACGACGTCTACGGCTTCAAGCAGAACAACAATTTCTTTTACCTGACCGGCTGGGTCGAGCCAGGTGCGGCGGTCCTGATCGCGCCGGAATTAAAAGAAGGCAACGGCCAGCCGGCACGCCCCTACACCGAGATCCTCTTCCTGCCCGCGCACAACGTGACGCAGGAGAAGTGGACCGGGCCGAAGCTCGGGCCGGAAGATCCGCGGGCTCGCGAGGTGACCGGCTTCGACCGCGTCGAAATGCTGGACAAGCTGCGCGACGAACTGGTGAAGATCCTGCCGCAGCCGAGAGCGACGGTGCTCTCCGACCTCGGCGAGACTTCCCCTTCCGCCGATCCTCTCAAGTGGCTCAAGCGCGCCAACGCTTTCCCTAACTACATCTCCTTCCAGGACGTGAAGCCGCTGGTCACCGCCCTGCGCATGGCGAAGGACCGGGGCGAGATGCAGCGCATCCAGCATGCGGTGGACGCAAGCGTTGCGGCGCACCTGGCGGCGATGAAGGCCATGAAGCCCGGCATTACCGAGCGCGAGATCTCGGCGCTCATGCAGTACGAGTTCGAGAAACGAGGATGCGAGCGCCCGGCCTATTCGCCGATCGTCGGCTCCGGCCTCAACTCCACCGTGCTGCACTACTCCGAGGACTCGGGCACGGCGCAAGCCGGTGACGTGGTGGTGATCGACGTCGCCGGAGAGTACGCCGGCTATGCGGCGGACATCACGCGTACCCTCCCCGCCACCGGCAAGTTCACGGCGCGCCAGCGCGAGATCTACGACATCGTTCTGGGTGCGCAGAAGGCTGCCGCCACGGCCTTCGTCGCCGGCAACTCGAAGCTGATCGGCTCCGATTCGCTCTACACCGTGGCCAAGGACTACATCAACGCGCACGGCAAAGACCTCCACGGCGAGCCCCTGGGCAAGTACTTCATCCATGGTCTTGGTCACCAGGTGGGCCTCGCCGTCCATGACGCCGACAACCGCGCCCCGCTCGATAAGGGAATGGTGTTCACCATCGAGCCCGGGATCTACATTCCAGAAGAAAAGCTGGGCGTGCGCATCGAGGACATGTTCTGGGTGGACGAAAACGGGAAACTCGTCCGGCTTACGGCCAAGCTTCCACAGGCGGCGGACGAGGTGGAGAAGACGATGGCCGGCCGCTAG
- a CDS encoding L-lactate dehydrogenase encodes MAQQTNRVAVVGTGNVGSTFAYALLLSGLASEIVLIDVNRARAEGEAMDLNHTEPFAKPTRIWAGDYPDCAGAAVTVIAAGVGQKPGETRLELVKRNAAVFAQVVPQIAKYNPDGILLVATNPVDVLTYASLKLSGLPARRVIGSGTILDTARFRYLLSKHFAVDPRSVHAYIIGEHGDSEVPVWSLANIAGMRLPAFAEANGMPLDQKRMQEIFVSTRDAAYAIIQRKGATYYAVAAGLMRIVEAILRDQRTVLSVSSLAEGCYGLSDVCLSLPTVINRSGVERVLILELSADEGAGLRRSADVLKGIIASLELPRAA; translated from the coding sequence ATGGCACAGCAAACCAATCGCGTCGCCGTGGTCGGAACCGGCAATGTCGGCTCGACCTTCGCATACGCTCTGTTGCTCAGCGGCCTGGCCTCCGAGATCGTCCTGATCGACGTGAATCGCGCACGCGCCGAAGGCGAGGCCATGGACCTGAACCACACCGAGCCCTTCGCCAAGCCCACGCGCATCTGGGCCGGAGACTATCCGGATTGCGCGGGAGCCGCGGTCACAGTGATCGCCGCCGGAGTCGGTCAGAAGCCCGGCGAGACGCGCCTCGAACTGGTGAAGCGCAATGCGGCGGTATTCGCACAAGTCGTGCCGCAGATCGCGAAATACAACCCTGACGGCATCCTCCTGGTGGCCACCAACCCGGTGGACGTGCTCACCTATGCCTCGTTGAAACTCTCCGGCCTGCCTGCCCGGCGGGTGATCGGCTCCGGCACCATCCTCGACACCGCCCGCTTCCGCTACCTGCTGTCCAAGCATTTCGCCGTGGACCCGCGCAGCGTGCATGCCTACATCATCGGCGAGCACGGCGACAGCGAGGTGCCGGTCTGGTCGCTGGCCAACATAGCGGGCATGCGCCTGCCGGCTTTCGCGGAAGCCAATGGCATGCCTCTGGACCAGAAGCGCATGCAGGAGATCTTCGTCAGCACGCGCGACGCCGCCTACGCCATCATCCAACGCAAGGGCGCGACTTACTATGCGGTGGCCGCCGGGCTGATGCGCATCGTTGAAGCCATCCTGCGCGACCAGCGGACGGTGCTCTCTGTCTCCAGCCTGGCCGAAGGGTGCTACGGGTTGAGCGACGTCTGCCTCAGCCTGCCTACGGTGATCAACCGCTCGGGAGTGGAGCGCGTGCTCATACTCGAGCTCAGCGCGGACGAGGGGGCGGGCTTGCGCCGCTCGGCCGACGTGCTCAAGGGCATCATCGCAAGCCTCGAGCTGCCACGGGCAGCGTGA
- a CDS encoding PilZ domain-containing protein, translated as MDERRKFERINIPASARIHLRTPSGKQIGTVRILGRGGLMVDTQESFELGKKLEVVIVDEAEGIRRKITVFPRYRQGAGVGFEFHHLDADAAVEIGVMIGKHYAHGTKK; from the coding sequence ATGGACGAGCGTCGCAAATTCGAGCGCATCAACATCCCGGCCAGCGCCAGGATCCACCTGCGGACGCCGTCCGGCAAGCAGATCGGCACGGTACGCATCCTTGGCCGTGGCGGCCTGATGGTCGATACCCAGGAGAGCTTCGAGCTGGGGAAGAAGCTGGAAGTGGTGATCGTGGACGAGGCGGAGGGCATCCGTCGCAAGATCACCGTCTTCCCACGATATCGCCAGGGTGCGGGCGTGGGCTTCGAGTTCCACCATCTCGATGCCGACGCCGCGGTCGAGATCGGCGTCATGATCGGCAAGCACTACGCCCACGGCACGAAAAAATAA
- the mqnC gene encoding dehypoxanthine futalosine cyclase — translation MSLTKPQALEMFRSDDLIGIGMEADSVRRKLHPEGVVTYIIDRNINYTNFCTEYCTFCAFYAPVKGPGRAKGYVLDFEQIYDKVRETVEMGGTGVLMQGGLHPDLKIEWYEQMLGGIKQRFPQVHLHCFSASEILHFAELNALSVEDTIKRLRNAGLDSIPGGGAEILDDEIRYKIARLKCLTEDWLKVHRTAHKLGMRTTATMMFGCGETLEHRVNHFQRIYDLQSETGGFTAFIPWTFQPGNTALGGRGWDEATSVEYLKTLAISRIFLDNFENVQASWVTQGLKVLQLGLRFGGNDVGSVMLEENVVKAAGTSNCTTEEELRRIIRDAGFRPARRDTLYRTFFLN, via the coding sequence ATGTCGCTGACCAAGCCACAAGCCTTGGAGATGTTCCGTTCCGACGACCTCATCGGCATCGGGATGGAAGCGGACTCCGTGCGCCGCAAGCTTCATCCCGAGGGCGTGGTCACCTACATCATCGACCGCAACATCAATTACACGAACTTCTGCACCGAGTACTGCACCTTCTGCGCCTTCTATGCGCCGGTGAAGGGTCCCGGACGCGCCAAGGGCTACGTGCTTGACTTCGAGCAGATCTACGACAAGGTGCGCGAGACGGTCGAGATGGGCGGCACCGGCGTGCTCATGCAGGGCGGTCTGCATCCCGACCTGAAGATCGAGTGGTACGAGCAGATGCTCGGCGGCATCAAGCAGCGCTTCCCGCAAGTGCACCTGCACTGTTTCTCGGCGTCAGAGATCCTGCATTTTGCCGAGCTGAACGCACTCTCGGTCGAGGACACCATCAAACGCCTGCGCAACGCCGGACTGGACTCCATCCCCGGCGGCGGCGCCGAGATCCTCGACGATGAGATCCGCTACAAAATCGCCCGCTTGAAGTGCCTGACCGAGGACTGGCTCAAAGTGCATCGCACCGCGCACAAGCTGGGCATGCGCACCACCGCCACGATGATGTTCGGCTGCGGCGAGACGCTCGAGCACCGCGTCAATCACTTCCAGCGCATCTACGACCTGCAAAGCGAGACCGGCGGCTTCACCGCTTTTATCCCCTGGACCTTCCAGCCGGGAAATACGGCGCTGGGCGGGCGCGGCTGGGACGAGGCCACCTCGGTCGAGTACTTGAAGACGCTGGCCATCTCGCGCATCTTCCTCGACAACTTCGAGAACGTGCAGGCGAGCTGGGTGACCCAGGGGCTGAAGGTGCTCCAGCTCGGTCTGCGCTTCGGCGGCAACGACGTGGGCTCGGTCATGCTCGAGGAGAACGTGGTCAAGGCCGCCGGCACCTCCAACTGCACCACGGAGGAGGAACTGCGCCGCATCATCCGCGACGCCGGATTTCGCCCCGCGCGGCGCGACACGCTCTACCGGACCTTCTTCCTCAACTAG
- a CDS encoding PilZ domain-containing protein, with the protein MTHSAALKSGVERRKFERVEVGYAAKVRVTDTKGHLLGILRQIGRGGIALEPEKSFKKDKKLKLVISDDSEKIRFHVNAVVRYAGPRKVGLEFRDLDADAAVDVGILIGKYYEGGR; encoded by the coding sequence ATGACCCATTCGGCGGCCCTGAAGTCTGGCGTTGAGCGAAGAAAGTTCGAGCGCGTGGAGGTCGGCTACGCAGCCAAGGTCCGTGTCACAGATACAAAGGGCCATTTGCTGGGCATCCTGCGCCAGATCGGCCGCGGAGGGATCGCCCTTGAGCCCGAGAAATCATTCAAGAAGGACAAGAAACTGAAGCTGGTCATCAGCGACGACAGCGAAAAGATCCGCTTCCACGTGAATGCGGTGGTGCGGTACGCTGGCCCACGGAAGGTCGGCCTGGAGTTCCGCGACCTGGATGCCGATGCCGCAGTGGACGTTGGCATCCTGATCGGCAAGTACTACGAGGGCGGGCGCTGA
- a CDS encoding Zn-dependent hydrolase, translating to METPRVRAVVFCLLVAIVIPAAAQSSRPAKKKKRSMQGHAAGKLQVAPDLYKRLARYRTVQMPAPSGLSGREQQLVEKLVEASHSIENIFWRQSDPDALTLYQSLAGRKQLRDVNLRRFVFINASRFDLLDGDTPFVGTQPMPPGRGLYPVALTREQIEEYVKRHPEKKAEIYSPYTVLRRRGDQLEGIPYRIAYRSFLEPAAKALREAANLSVDEDFADFLRLRADALLTDKYFDSDLKWLDLKDPRFDVIFAPYETYLDGVLGIKTSYGGAVLIRNDAESVKLKLYEKYVADIQDALPLAEADRPSKRGLSSPMEVVDAPFRAGDLRHGYQAVADNLPNDPEIQKQKGSKKIFFKNFMDARVKYVILPVAQRMMRLDQANKASAEGYMAGTIMHEISHGLGPAFARIQGKEVDIREAIGPAHSGLEEAKADVVGLFGLKWLIDRGILPKERLEEYYVSYVADLFRTVRFGTGEAHGRAEMMEFNYLSEQGAIVRNPATHRYHIDYDRMPAAVAGLAKELLEIEATGNRARAEAWFAKYDSMPAELRSALNSANDVPVDVDPVFSYPEPVQ from the coding sequence ATGGAGACACCCCGGGTCCGCGCCGTTGTCTTCTGTCTGCTCGTCGCCATCGTGATTCCGGCTGCCGCTCAGAGCAGCCGCCCCGCAAAGAAAAAGAAGCGGAGCATGCAAGGGCATGCCGCCGGCAAGCTTCAGGTCGCGCCCGACCTGTATAAGCGTCTTGCCCGCTACCGGACGGTGCAGATGCCCGCGCCCAGCGGCCTCTCGGGGCGCGAGCAGCAGCTGGTGGAGAAGCTGGTCGAGGCGAGCCATTCCATCGAGAACATCTTCTGGCGCCAGAGCGACCCGGACGCGCTCACACTTTACCAATCGCTGGCCGGGCGCAAGCAGCTTCGTGACGTCAACCTGCGCCGCTTCGTGTTCATCAACGCCAGCCGGTTCGACCTGCTCGACGGCGACACTCCCTTCGTGGGAACCCAACCGATGCCACCGGGCCGCGGCCTGTACCCCGTTGCGCTGACGCGAGAGCAGATCGAGGAATACGTCAAACGGCATCCGGAGAAAAAGGCTGAGATCTACAGCCCGTACACCGTCCTCCGGCGCCGCGGCGATCAACTCGAGGGCATCCCCTACCGAATCGCCTACCGGAGCTTCCTCGAGCCGGCCGCCAAAGCGCTGCGTGAAGCTGCCAACCTTTCCGTCGACGAGGACTTCGCCGACTTCCTGCGCTTGCGCGCCGATGCCCTGCTTACCGACAAGTACTTCGACAGCGACCTGAAATGGCTGGACCTCAAAGATCCCAGGTTCGACGTCATCTTCGCACCCTACGAGACCTACCTTGACGGCGTCCTGGGGATCAAGACGTCGTACGGCGGGGCCGTGCTGATTCGCAACGATGCGGAGAGTGTCAAGCTCAAGCTCTACGAGAAGTACGTCGCCGACATCCAGGACGCGTTACCGCTGGCCGAGGCGGACCGGCCATCGAAGCGCGGCCTCTCGTCGCCGATGGAGGTGGTGGACGCACCCTTCCGGGCCGGCGACCTGCGCCACGGCTACCAGGCCGTCGCCGACAACCTTCCCAACGATCCTGAGATCCAAAAGCAGAAGGGAAGCAAGAAGATCTTCTTCAAGAACTTCATGGATGCGCGGGTGAAGTACGTGATCCTTCCGGTGGCGCAGCGCATGATGCGCCTGGACCAGGCGAACAAGGCGTCGGCCGAGGGTTATATGGCGGGCACGATCATGCACGAGATCTCCCACGGACTCGGGCCCGCCTTCGCGCGCATCCAGGGCAAGGAAGTGGACATCCGCGAGGCCATCGGGCCGGCCCACAGCGGGCTGGAAGAAGCCAAGGCCGACGTCGTCGGCCTGTTCGGGCTGAAGTGGCTGATCGATCGCGGCATCCTGCCGAAGGAGCGCCTGGAGGAGTATTACGTGTCGTACGTGGCGGACCTGTTCCGCACCGTGCGGTTTGGCACGGGGGAGGCGCACGGGCGCGCCGAAATGATGGAATTCAACTATCTGAGCGAGCAGGGCGCGATCGTTCGCAACCCCGCCACACACCGCTACCACATCGACTACGACAGGATGCCGGCGGCCGTGGCGGGCCTGGCCAAGGAATTGCTGGAGATCGAGGCCACCGGCAACCGCGCCCGTGCTGAAGCGTGGTTCGCCAAGTACGATTCCATGCCTGCGGAGCTAAGATCCGCGCTAAACTCCGCCAACGACGTCCCCGTGGACGTCGATCCTGTGTTCTCATACCCGGAGCCTGTTCAATGA